The Streptomyces vinaceus genome contains the following window.
AACCATCGGCCCCCGGGCACATTGCCCGGGGGCCGACGCGTAGGGTGAATCCGGCCCCAGAGGTTCCGCGCAACCCACAGGGGGCCGAAGCCTGCCGGCTGTCGACCGAGGGGGGTCTCGGAGTGTGGGGTCGTGACGTGCGCGCCCGCGGGTTAAACCGCGAGCTGAAACGCCGCAACCTCCTCCTCGGCGCGGCCGCCACCGTGGCGACGGGCGGCGCCCTCGCCGGAGTCGCCGCGTTCAACACCTCGCGCGCGCCGGCCGCCGCCCTCCAGAAGGACCTGCTGTCGCGGGACCCCAAGGCCTCCAAGACGGCCCAGGCCGTGTACCGGCTCCTGGTCGCCCTGGAGACGGACGCCCGGGCGGGCCGCCGCCGGGGCACCCTCATGGGCCAGCACGCCGAGGTCCACAACGAGCGGTACAACCCCGAGTACGGCGACCACACCGGTCCCAAACCGCCCGGCTACTACTACCGCAAACCCCGGGACATCACCGGCAAGCTGCCGGCCTTCCTCGAACTCGACCTGGGCCCCGGCTACCAGCAGCAGGGCTGGGGCGTGGGGGAGGCCCGGGACTACTCGCGCGCCGCCTGGCCCGCCCGCCGCGAGTCCTGGACCTACACGAACGACGTGGTGGACCTCGCCCTCGGAGTCTGGCACGGACTGCCCCGCGAGGCCGACGGCTCGTACAACCCGACCGGCACCGAACAGCTGTGGAACGGCACCACGACCGTGCTGCCGGAGAACGGGGGAGCACCCGCGGGCCTGGTCGGGATGTCGTTCCACCAGCCGTGGCCGGGCAGCCCCGTCAAGAGCTACGAGCAGACGCTGCGCCGCAACGCGCCCTCCGCGAAGGATCCCGGCTGGATCGACCGGATGCTCACCCCCGGCACCCCCGAGCACGC
Protein-coding sequences here:
- a CDS encoding glycoside hydrolase family 26 protein, which codes for MRARGLNRELKRRNLLLGAAATVATGGALAGVAAFNTSRAPAAALQKDLLSRDPKASKTAQAVYRLLVALETDARAGRRRGTLMGQHAEVHNERYNPEYGDHTGPKPPGYYYRKPRDITGKLPAFLELDLGPGYQQQGWGVGEARDYSRAAWPARRESWTYTNDVVDLALGVWHGLPREADGSYNPTGTEQLWNGTTTVLPENGGAPAGLVGMSFHQPWPGSPVKSYEQTLRRNAPSAKDPGWIDRMLTPGTPEHAALLLDLSFLADHLGYLAAYDVPVLLRPYHEMNSLGGEQSFWWAGLRPQQYTALWKLLHDYLVGSRGLHNLIFVWAPTAWDGVHGGEPWDFYPGGEYVDVVGVDDYSGTPDRPFDPGGWTTTWHRGLADYGKPRILAESFHVPLGAAQRTTLDQAPWVLWTVWGDGLTAKNSDADVRQTYDDPKTITGGRESGPVGVQWSALHDGTFE